In Microcaecilia unicolor chromosome 1, aMicUni1.1, whole genome shotgun sequence, the following are encoded in one genomic region:
- the CLN6 gene encoding ceroid-lipofuscinosis neuronal protein 6 isoform X1 gives MPVGSVRRRAGPVLVQSRFGPQKPNQPRPVTRFHRDLWLCFTLQNWLLDFGRPIAMIVLPLELFPLNKPSAGDYLHMAYNIITPFLLLKLIERCPQTLPRSVIYISIITFVMGASIHLVGDSVNHRLIFSGYQHHLSVRENPIIKDLKPRTLIDSFELLYYYDEYLGHCMWYIPFFLILFLYFTGCFTRAVQESRMPLSAWLLVGPSSLYYWYLVTEGQIFILFIFTFFAMLATILHQRRKGLVLDSNGLFLVCSFCMALVLIALWISWLWNDTVLRKKYPGVIYIPEPWAFYTLYINILH, from the exons ATGCCGGTGGGATCCGTCCGCCGCAGGGCTGGTCCGGTTCTGGTTCAGTCCCG GTTCGGCCCACAGAAACCGAACCAGCCAAGGCCAGTGACCCGCTTCCACCGTGACCTTTGGCTCTGCTTCACCCTGCAGAACTGGCTCCTGGACTTCGGCCGCCCCATTGCTATG ATTGTCCTGCCCCTGGAGTTGTTTCCACTGAATAAGCCGAGTGCTGGAGACTATCTACATATGGCCTATAACATCATCACACCCTTCCTCCTCCTCAAG CTGATTGAGAGGTGTCCCCAGACCCTTCCACGCTCTGTGATTTACATCAGTATCATCACCTTTGTTATGGGTGCAAGTATCCACTTGGTGGGAGACTCTGTGAACCATCGCCTTATCTTCAGTGGGTACCAGCATCACCTGTCTGTACGTGAGAATCCAATCATAAAAGACCTCAAGCCCAGGACACTG ATTGACTCCTTTGAACTGCTGTATTACTATGATGAGTACTTGGGTCACTGCATGTG GTACATTCCATTTTTCCTCATTCTGTTCCTGTATTTCACGGGCTGCTTCACACGTGCTGTGCAGGAGAGCAGGATGCCCTTGTCTGCCTGGCTCCTGGTTGGGCCCAGCAGCCTCTATTACTG gTACCTTGTGACTGAGGGGCAGATTTTCATCCTGttcattttcacattttttgccATGCTGGCCACCATCTTACACCAACGACGGAAGGGGCTTGTCTTGGACAGTAATGGTCTTTTCCTTGTCTGCTCCTTCTGCATGGCCCTGGTACTCATCGCTCTCTGGATCTCCTGGTTGTGGAATGATACTGTTCTTAGGAAGAAGTATCCTGGAGTCATCTacattcctgagccctgggccttCTATACCTTGTATATCAACATCTTACATTAG
- the CLN6 gene encoding ceroid-lipofuscinosis neuronal protein 6 isoform X2 — MPVGSVRRRAGPVLVQSRFGPQKPNQPRPVTRFHRDLWLCFTLQNWLLDFGRPIAMLIERCPQTLPRSVIYISIITFVMGASIHLVGDSVNHRLIFSGYQHHLSVRENPIIKDLKPRTLIDSFELLYYYDEYLGHCMWYIPFFLILFLYFTGCFTRAVQESRMPLSAWLLVGPSSLYYWYLVTEGQIFILFIFTFFAMLATILHQRRKGLVLDSNGLFLVCSFCMALVLIALWISWLWNDTVLRKKYPGVIYIPEPWAFYTLYINILH, encoded by the exons ATGCCGGTGGGATCCGTCCGCCGCAGGGCTGGTCCGGTTCTGGTTCAGTCCCG GTTCGGCCCACAGAAACCGAACCAGCCAAGGCCAGTGACCCGCTTCCACCGTGACCTTTGGCTCTGCTTCACCCTGCAGAACTGGCTCCTGGACTTCGGCCGCCCCATTGCTATG CTGATTGAGAGGTGTCCCCAGACCCTTCCACGCTCTGTGATTTACATCAGTATCATCACCTTTGTTATGGGTGCAAGTATCCACTTGGTGGGAGACTCTGTGAACCATCGCCTTATCTTCAGTGGGTACCAGCATCACCTGTCTGTACGTGAGAATCCAATCATAAAAGACCTCAAGCCCAGGACACTG ATTGACTCCTTTGAACTGCTGTATTACTATGATGAGTACTTGGGTCACTGCATGTG GTACATTCCATTTTTCCTCATTCTGTTCCTGTATTTCACGGGCTGCTTCACACGTGCTGTGCAGGAGAGCAGGATGCCCTTGTCTGCCTGGCTCCTGGTTGGGCCCAGCAGCCTCTATTACTG gTACCTTGTGACTGAGGGGCAGATTTTCATCCTGttcattttcacattttttgccATGCTGGCCACCATCTTACACCAACGACGGAAGGGGCTTGTCTTGGACAGTAATGGTCTTTTCCTTGTCTGCTCCTTCTGCATGGCCCTGGTACTCATCGCTCTCTGGATCTCCTGGTTGTGGAATGATACTGTTCTTAGGAAGAAGTATCCTGGAGTCATCTacattcctgagccctgggccttCTATACCTTGTATATCAACATCTTACATTAG